In the Arachis ipaensis cultivar K30076 chromosome B10, Araip1.1, whole genome shotgun sequence genome, one interval contains:
- the LOC107619988 gene encoding syntaxin-125-like, with protein MNDLFSGSFRKYSSDLKEERQLDDVEAGRESLNLEKFFEEVEGVKDEMKVVESLCRKLQEANEESKTIHDAKTVKDLRARMDKDVVQVLKHVKIIKTKLESLQRSNAANQNVPGCGPGSSADRTRTSVVSGLGKKLKDMMDDFQGLRARMQHEYKETIERRYFTITGEKADEETIENLISSGESENLVQKAIREQGRGQIMDTISEIQERHDAVKEIEKNLIELHQVFLDMAALVESQGEQLNNIESHVAHASSFVTRGVSQLQEARDYQTNSRKWYCYAIILAILLILLLLAPLLLNLLPHFRRR; from the coding sequence ATGAATGACCTGTTTTCAGGTTCCTTCAGAAAATATAGCAGTGACCTGAAGGAGGAAAGGCAGCTTGATGATGTGGAGGCTGGAAGGGAAAGCCTAAATCTGGAGAAATTCTTTGAAGAAGTGGAGGGTGTAAAAGATGAGATGAAAGTGGTTGAGAGCCTCTGCAGAAAATTGCAAGAAGCCAATGAAGAAAGCAAAACCATTCATGATGCCAAAACCGTTAAGGATCTTCGAGCTCGGATGGACAAAGATGTTGTGCAGGTCCTCAAGCATGTTAAGATCATCAAAACCAAGCTTGAATCTCTACAGCGTTCCAACGCAGCGAATCAAAACGTTCCTGGCTGTGGTCCTGGTTCTTCTGCAGACAGAACCAGGACTTCAGTGGTTAGTGGATTAGGGAAGAAGCTAAAGGACATGATGGACGATTTTCAAGGCTTGAGAGCAAGGATGCAACATGAGTACAAGGAAACCATTGAGCGCAGGTACTTCACAATCACAGGGGAGAAGGCAGATGAAGAGACCATAGAGAATTTGATATCAAGTGGAGAGAGTGAAAATTTGGTACAGAAAGCGATTCGAGAACAAGGTAGGGGTCAGATAATGGACACCATATCAGAAATTCAAGAAAGGCATGATGCTGTAAAGGAAATTGAGAAGAATTTGATAGAGTTGCATCAGGTGTTCTTGGACATGGCAGCTTTGGTAGAGTCTCAGGGGGAACAGCTTAATAACATAGAGAGTCATGTAGCCCATGCAAGCTCATTCGTTACTCGCGGTGTTTCTCAGCTTCAAGAAGCTAGAGATTATCAAACCAACTCTAGGAAGTGGTATTGCTA